A genomic region of Ammospiza nelsoni isolate bAmmNel1 chromosome 3, bAmmNel1.pri, whole genome shotgun sequence contains the following coding sequences:
- the RHOU gene encoding rho-related GTP-binding protein RhoU, with protein MPPQQEGEAGYISKPVPPGGCEVPPVPPRRVRSGRAAAALGAALGGRCRAAGSGAVAGAGAGAGSEPRRSIKCVLVGDGAVGKTSLVVSYTTNGYPTEYIPTAFDNFSAVVSVDGKPVRLQLCDTAGQDEFDKLRPLCYTNTDIFLLCFSVVSPSSFQNVSEKWVPEIRCHCPKAPIILVGTQSDLREDVKVLIELDKCKEKPVSEEAAKLCAEEIKAVSYIECSALTQKNLKEVFDAAIVAGIQYSDTQQQPKKSKCRTPDKMKNLSKSWWKKYCCFV; from the exons ATGCCGCCGCAGCAGGAGGGCGAGGCGGGATACATCAGCAAGCCGGTGCCGCCGGGCGGCTGCGAGGTGCCGCCGGTGCCCCCGCGCAGGGTGCGcagcgggcgggcggcggcggcgctgggaGCGGCGCTGGGCGGCCGCTGCCGGGCGGCGGGGTCCGGGGCCGTggccggagccggggccggagcggggTCAGAGCCGCGGCGCAGCATCAAGTGCGTTCTGGTGGGAGACGGCGCGGTGGGGAAGACCAGCCTGGTGGTGAGCTACACCACGAACGGGTACCCCACCGAGTACATCCCCACCGCCTTCGACAACTTCTCCG CTGTTGTGTCTGTCGATGGGAAGCCGGTGAGACTTCAGCTCTGTGACACAGCTGGTCAG GATGAGTTTGACAAGCTCCGGCCTCTGTGCTACACCAACACAGACATCTTCCTGCTGTGCTTCAGCGTGGTGAGCCCTTCCTCCTTCCAGAACGTGAGTGAGAAGTGGGTTCCCGAAATCCGCTGCCACTGCCCCAAGGCACCCATTATCCTGGTTGGGACACAGTCAGACCTCCGGGAGGATGTCAAAGTCCTCATCGAGCTGGACAAGTGCAAAGAAAAGCCAGTCTCAGAGGAGGCTGCAAagctctgtgctgaggaaaTAAAAGCCGTGTCCTACATCGAGTGCTCCGCTTTGACTCAGAAAAACCTCAAGGAGGTCTTTGATGCAGCCATCGTGGCTGGCATTCAGTACTCGGATACCCAGCAGCAACCAAAGAAATCCAAATGTAGGACTCCAGACAAGATGAAAAACCTCTCCAAATCCTGGTGGAAAAAGTACTGCTGTTTTGTATAG